A genomic segment from uncultured Erythrobacter sp. encodes:
- a CDS encoding ABC transporter ATP-binding protein, which yields MLELNSVSHVYPNGTRALDDVTLTIPKGMFGLLGPNGAGKSTLMRTIATLQAPTQGSIRFGDIDVLAEPDRLRRTLGYLPQDFGVYPRVSAYQMLDHMAVLKGVNNTSERKAMVEHLLNQTNLWNVRGKAIAGFSGGMRQRFGIAQALIGEPELIIVDEPTAGLDPEERNRFLNLLAGIGENVVVILSTHIVDDVADLCPRMAVLAGGKLRLEGAPHDLIASTQGRVWQRTVPHTQLAEMQAAYEVISHRFFAGDIVVHVLSDSQPEGFTPVSGGLEDVYFATLAETRRAPAAQAA from the coding sequence ATGCTTGAACTCAACAGCGTCAGCCACGTCTATCCCAATGGTACGCGCGCACTTGATGATGTGACGCTGACGATCCCCAAGGGGATGTTCGGGCTGCTCGGCCCCAATGGTGCGGGCAAATCGACCCTGATGCGCACCATCGCGACGCTACAGGCGCCGACCCAAGGCAGCATCCGCTTCGGCGACATCGACGTGCTGGCCGAGCCTGACCGGCTGCGCCGCACGCTCGGCTATCTTCCGCAGGATTTCGGCGTCTATCCGCGCGTGTCGGCGTATCAGATGCTCGATCACATGGCGGTGCTGAAGGGCGTGAACAACACCTCCGAACGCAAAGCGATGGTCGAACACCTGCTCAATCAGACCAACCTGTGGAACGTGCGCGGCAAGGCGATTGCCGGCTTTTCGGGCGGGATGCGCCAGCGGTTCGGCATTGCCCAGGCGCTGATTGGCGAGCCGGAGCTGATCATCGTCGATGAACCCACGGCGGGCCTCGATCCGGAAGAACGCAACCGTTTCCTCAACCTGCTCGCCGGGATCGGGGAGAATGTGGTGGTGATCCTGTCGACCCATATCGTCGATGACGTGGCCGATCTGTGCCCGCGCATGGCGGTGCTGGCAGGCGGCAAGCTGCGGCTGGAAGGCGCGCCGCATGATCTGATCGCCTCCACGCAGGGGAGGGTGTGGCAGCGCACCGTGCCGCATACGCAATTGGCCGAGATGCAGGCTGCCTACGAAGTCATTTCGCACCGCTTCTTTGCGGGCGACATCGTGGTGCACGTGCTCAGCGATAGTCAGCCGGAAGGGTTCACGCCGGTGTCTGGCGGGCTTGAGGATGTGTACTTCGCGACGCTCGCCGAAACCCGCCGCGCTCCTGCCGCTCAAGCCGCATAA
- the soxR gene encoding redox-sensitive transcriptional activator SoxR: MTARLKPSDLLSIGEIARRTGLSVSAIRFYEDKRLIEPVRSGGNQRRFLRSDIRRLSFILIAQRLGLSLTEIEAELAKLPQGRTPTTHDWEAISAAIRARLDERIAELTRTRDRLDGCIGCGCLSLTHCAIWNPDDQLAEQGPGPRKLIG; encoded by the coding sequence ATGACTGCCCGTCTCAAACCATCCGACCTCCTCTCCATCGGCGAGATCGCGCGCCGAACGGGCCTCAGCGTCTCGGCGATCCGCTTCTACGAGGACAAGCGCCTGATCGAGCCGGTGCGGTCAGGTGGCAATCAGCGGCGCTTCCTGCGGTCGGACATCCGCCGCCTCAGTTTCATCCTCATCGCCCAGCGGCTCGGCCTGTCGCTGACCGAGATCGAGGCGGAGTTGGCCAAGCTGCCCCAAGGCCGCACCCCGACCACACATGATTGGGAGGCCATCAGCGCCGCGATCCGCGCGCGGCTGGATGAACGCATCGCGGAACTCACCCGCACGCGTGACCGGCTGGATGGGTGCATTGGTTGCGGCTGCCTCAGCCTCACGCATTGCGCGATCTGGAACCCCGATGATCAGCTGGCGGAACAAGGCCCTGGCCCGCGCAAATTGATCGGCTGA
- a CDS encoding VOC family protein, translating to MPNGYLEHINITVSDIERSAALLRDLMGWHDRWRGPSQLGGETIHVGGEADYIAVYTKGAPLKRFSKGMPLNHVGLVVDDLDAAEAVVKAAGLEPFNHADYEPGRRFYFFDWDGIEFEMVSYA from the coding sequence ATGCCCAACGGCTATCTCGAACACATCAACATCACCGTCAGCGACATTGAACGCAGCGCCGCCCTGCTGCGCGATCTGATGGGTTGGCACGACCGCTGGCGCGGCCCGTCGCAGCTGGGCGGGGAGACGATCCATGTCGGCGGCGAAGCTGATTACATCGCGGTTTACACCAAGGGCGCTCCGCTGAAGCGCTTTAGCAAGGGGATGCCGCTCAACCATGTCGGGCTGGTAGTCGATGACCTCGACGCGGCCGAAGCGGTGGTCAAAGCCGCCGGGCTCGAGCCCTTCAACCATGCCGATTACGAACCCGGCCGCAGGTTCTATTTCTTCGATTGGGACGGGATTGAATTCGAGATGGTGAGCTATGCCTAG
- a CDS encoding SOS response-associated peptidase family protein codes for MCNLYRMTKPVTEVAAWFDAVPAAEGANFAEEVYPGYPGLVVADGAVRPMTWGFPLVLKGAKGQPLKPKPVNNARTDKLGTFFWRHAFEERRCLIPLTAWAEAEGAKGRMTRTWLSVPDAPLLAAAGVWRQSEEWGACYAMVMTDSEGSDAAAVHTRMPVLLAPDDQAKWTGGTPDEALALCRAWQGPLAIDRTPDPWVRGAAHQPTPSQPGLL; via the coding sequence ATGTGCAATCTCTACCGCATGACCAAGCCTGTAACCGAAGTCGCCGCGTGGTTCGATGCGGTGCCGGCGGCCGAGGGCGCGAACTTCGCCGAGGAGGTCTATCCCGGCTATCCGGGCCTCGTCGTGGCGGACGGAGCGGTCAGGCCCATGACCTGGGGCTTCCCGCTGGTGCTCAAGGGCGCCAAGGGTCAGCCGTTGAAGCCAAAGCCGGTCAACAATGCCCGCACAGATAAGCTCGGCACCTTCTTCTGGCGGCACGCTTTCGAGGAACGCCGCTGCCTCATCCCGCTCACCGCATGGGCCGAGGCGGAAGGCGCCAAGGGGCGGATGACGCGCACGTGGCTGTCGGTCCCGGACGCGCCGCTCCTCGCCGCCGCCGGGGTGTGGCGGCAGAGCGAGGAGTGGGGCGCGTGCTATGCGATGGTGATGACGGACAGCGAAGGCTCGGACGCCGCCGCCGTCCACACCCGAATGCCGGTGCTGCTTGCTCCGGACGATCAGGCAAAGTGGACGGGCGGCACCCCGGACGAGGCGCTGGCGCTGTGCCGGGCATGGCAGGGGCCGCTGGCGATCGACCGGACGCCTGATCCGTGGGTCAGGGGTGCGGCCCATCAGCCCACTCCCAGTCAACCCGGCTTGCTCTAG
- the ubiA gene encoding 4-hydroxybenzoate octaprenyltransferase, with the protein MTDQVVPDSEHRGLVARLPQLPRDLALLARFDRPIGWWLLFWPCVFGVWLAGAGPQPVLLGWLLLGSIAMRGAGCVYNDIVDADLDAQVARTALRPVASGRVSKRLAWGWLLALCLVGLTVLLQLRWQAQLVALGSLALVAAYPFMKRITWWPQAWLGMVFNWGLLVGWTELRFDNWPALAAVYAGCIAWVIGYDTIYALQDREDDAMVGIRSSALAMGARVTGGVAAFYAGAVGLWGLGFWLYRPDPLVLLALVPVAAHLAWQVATLNTDDPENPLARFRSNRWAGALMAAACFVVGNAGA; encoded by the coding sequence ATGACCGATCAGGTCGTCCCCGACAGCGAACATCGCGGCCTCGTCGCCCGCCTGCCGCAACTGCCGCGCGATCTGGCGTTGCTGGCGCGGTTTGATCGCCCGATTGGCTGGTGGCTGCTGTTCTGGCCCTGCGTGTTTGGCGTATGGCTTGCGGGAGCGGGGCCGCAACCGGTGCTGCTTGGCTGGCTGCTGCTGGGGAGCATCGCCATGCGCGGGGCGGGGTGCGTCTATAACGACATCGTCGATGCCGATCTCGACGCGCAAGTCGCGCGGACGGCGCTGCGGCCGGTGGCGAGCGGGCGGGTTTCGAAGCGGCTCGCGTGGGGCTGGCTGCTGGCGCTGTGCCTCGTCGGCCTGACCGTGCTGCTGCAACTGCGCTGGCAGGCGCAGTTGGTCGCGCTCGGCAGCCTTGCCCTCGTGGCGGCCTATCCCTTTATGAAGCGCATCACCTGGTGGCCGCAGGCGTGGCTGGGGATGGTGTTCAACTGGGGCCTGCTGGTCGGCTGGACCGAGCTCAGGTTCGACAATTGGCCAGCGCTGGCAGCGGTCTATGCCGGGTGCATCGCCTGGGTGATTGGGTACGACACGATCTATGCCCTCCAAGACCGCGAGGATGACGCGATGGTCGGCATCCGCTCATCCGCGCTGGCGATGGGCGCTCGGGTGACGGGCGGTGTGGCGGCATTCTATGCGGGCGCTGTGGGTCTGTGGGGGCTGGGCTTCTGGCTCTATCGCCCCGATCCGCTGGTGCTGCTGGCGCTGGTGCCGGTGGCGGCGCATCTCGCTTGGCAGGTGGCTACGCTTAACACGGATGATCCCGAGAACCCGCTCGCCCGGTTCCGGTCGAACCGCTGGGCCGGGGCGCTGATGGCGGCGGCGTGCTTTGTGGTCGGCAACGCGGGAGCCTGA
- a CDS encoding 16S rRNA (uracil(1498)-N(3))-methyltransferase, with translation MPATPAWPPKSAPRLFVAGPLAAGTAVRIEGNPAHYLARVMRVAPGDAVILCDDMTGEWAARVMDAGKRDVLLDVVEKLREREAVPDLWLCPALLKKDRFDLILEKATELGAARIQPLVTRRCVADKLNLERARTITTEAAEQCARTALPELADPVKLDALIASWPNDRALFFADENGGEPAVQAFASLGESPRGRGPQAGEREPEEGPRLRGGSQYAKAAILTGPEGGFDEAERAAIRAHPAARPITLGPRILRGETAAIAALAAWMATAGDW, from the coding sequence ATGCCTGCCACCCCCGCCTGGCCTCCGAAAAGCGCCCCGCGCCTGTTTGTTGCCGGACCTCTGGCGGCAGGCACAGCTGTGCGGATTGAAGGCAACCCGGCGCATTACCTCGCCCGCGTCATGCGAGTAGCGCCCGGCGATGCCGTGATCTTGTGCGACGACATGACCGGGGAATGGGCCGCACGCGTGATGGATGCGGGCAAGCGCGATGTGCTGCTCGACGTCGTGGAGAAGCTGCGCGAGCGTGAGGCGGTGCCGGATTTGTGGCTCTGCCCCGCCCTGCTGAAGAAGGACCGCTTCGACCTCATCCTCGAAAAGGCGACCGAGCTCGGCGCCGCGCGTATCCAGCCGCTCGTGACCCGGCGCTGCGTGGCGGACAAACTCAACCTCGAACGCGCCCGCACGATCACCACCGAAGCCGCCGAACAATGCGCCCGGACCGCGCTGCCTGAACTGGCTGATCCGGTGAAGCTCGACGCGCTGATCGCCAGCTGGCCGAATGACCGCGCGCTGTTCTTCGCCGACGAGAATGGGGGCGAGCCCGCCGTGCAGGCTTTCGCCTCTCTTGGCGAGTCCCCGCGTGGGCGGGGACCTCAGGCAGGTGAGCGCGAACCGGAAGAAGGCCCCCGCCTGCGCGGGGGCTCACAATATGCCAAGGCCGCCATCCTCACCGGCCCAGAAGGCGGCTTCGACGAGGCCGAGCGCGCCGCGATCCGCGCGCACCCGGCCGCCCGCCCCATCACCCTCGGCCCGCGCATTCTGCGGGGCGAGACCGCCGCCATCGCGGCGCTCGCAGCATGGATGGCCACTGCCGGGGATTGGTAG
- a CDS encoding glutamate--cysteine ligase, which produces MSTREASTADDPVIESLDQLVTPMLKGEKPPERWRIGTEHEKLVYKHSDKRAPSYDEPCGIRDLLGGLEKFGWEPVEEVGPDGTRNVIALKGEDGAVSLEPAGQLELSGAPLENLHQTCAETGRHLVQVKEVGEKCGVGYLGLGMWPDKTRAELPIMPKGRYDIMLRHMPRVGTMGLDMMLRTCTIQVNLDYQSEADMVKKFRVGLALQPLATALFANSPFTEGKPNGFLSYRSHIWSDTDPARTGMLPFVFEDGFGYERWARYMLDVPMYFVFRDGKYIDAAGLSFRDFLDGKLSVLPGERPTQSDWWDHLSTAFPEVRLKSFLEMRGADGGPWSRICALPAFWVGLLYDQGALDAAWDLVKGWTMEERERLRNEVPRLALATRSPDGGTLQDLGREVLKIAHSGLKARARLNASGDNETGYLETLDEIVASGKVPAQRLLDAYNGEWNGDISRVYEQSF; this is translated from the coding sequence ATGAGCACACGCGAAGCTTCCACTGCCGACGATCCGGTGATCGAAAGCCTCGACCAACTCGTCACGCCGATGCTGAAGGGCGAAAAACCGCCCGAGCGCTGGCGCATCGGCACCGAACACGAAAAGCTGGTCTACAAGCATTCGGACAAGCGCGCGCCGTCCTATGACGAGCCTTGCGGCATCCGCGATCTGTTGGGCGGGCTTGAGAAGTTCGGCTGGGAACCTGTTGAAGAGGTCGGCCCAGATGGAACAAGAAACGTCATTGCCCTGAAAGGCGAGGACGGCGCGGTCAGCCTTGAACCGGCAGGACAGCTGGAGCTATCGGGCGCGCCGCTCGAAAACCTGCACCAGACCTGCGCGGAAACCGGACGGCACTTGGTGCAGGTCAAGGAAGTCGGCGAGAAATGCGGCGTCGGCTACCTCGGCCTCGGGATGTGGCCGGACAAGACCCGCGCTGAGCTGCCGATCATGCCCAAGGGCCGCTACGACATCATGCTGCGCCATATGCCACGCGTCGGCACGATGGGACTCGACATGATGCTGCGCACCTGCACCATCCAGGTAAACCTCGATTACCAGTCCGAAGCCGACATGGTGAAGAAGTTCCGCGTTGGCCTGGCCCTGCAACCGCTGGCGACCGCGCTGTTCGCCAATTCGCCCTTTACCGAAGGCAAGCCCAACGGGTTCCTGTCCTACCGCTCGCACATCTGGTCGGACACCGATCCGGCGCGCACCGGGATGCTGCCCTTCGTGTTCGAGGACGGTTTCGGCTATGAACGCTGGGCGCGGTATATGCTTGATGTGCCGATGTATTTCGTCTTCCGCGACGGAAAATACATCGACGCAGCGGGCCTGTCCTTCCGCGATTTCCTCGATGGCAAGCTGTCCGTGCTCCCCGGCGAGCGCCCGACGCAGAGCGACTGGTGGGACCACCTCTCGACCGCCTTCCCCGAAGTGCGGCTGAAGAGCTTCCTCGAAATGCGCGGCGCGGATGGGGGGCCGTGGAGCCGCATTTGCGCCCTGCCCGCTTTCTGGGTCGGGCTGCTGTATGATCAAGGCGCGCTCGATGCAGCGTGGGATCTGGTCAAGGGCTGGACGATGGAGGAGCGCGAACGGCTCCGCAATGAAGTGCCGCGCCTTGCGCTTGCCACTCGCTCGCCGGATGGCGGCACCTTGCAGGATCTGGGGCGCGAGGTGCTCAAGATCGCGCATTCAGGGCTGAAGGCCCGCGCGCGCCTCAATGCCAGCGGCGACAACGAGACCGGCTACCTCGAAACGCTCGACGAAATCGTCGCAAGTGGCAAGGTCCCGGCCCAGCGCCTGCTCGATGCCTATAATGGCGAGTGGAACGGGGACATCTCCCGCGTCTATGAACAGTCGTTCTGA
- a CDS encoding putative quinol monooxygenase, whose amino-acid sequence MLIVLAKAKVGEGAMEPARAAIADMVAASNAEAGCIAYAFTQDVLDPSVLHIVEKWVDDAALAAHFATPHMAAFGAAISGLDFQVVEALKFNTDEGAPVM is encoded by the coding sequence ATGCTGATCGTGCTGGCCAAGGCCAAGGTAGGCGAAGGCGCAATGGAACCGGCGCGCGCGGCGATTGCCGATATGGTCGCGGCTTCCAATGCGGAGGCCGGGTGCATCGCCTATGCGTTCACGCAGGACGTGCTCGATCCTTCGGTGCTGCACATCGTCGAGAAGTGGGTGGACGATGCCGCCCTCGCCGCGCATTTCGCGACGCCGCATATGGCGGCCTTCGGCGCCGCGATCAGTGGGCTCGATTTTCAGGTGGTCGAAGCGCTCAAGTTCAACACCGATGAAGGCGCACCGGTGATGTGA
- a CDS encoding DUF1295 domain-containing protein: MTAPFSPVPTSRTAPPVRRPESDVSSGVGFAGLAGLFVWIAFCRSYPEIAGVLGLGGGLAGERGVLSGPYAALAAMLFTAAPMALWSVLIDKVHLRPSTGIDWKLARPVAEVLPVSVVKLCGLWATWALLAAFYALARWYWSGNYLFAMEVLTIAILPLVILSVPYVIWIDRYLVEPRDATFQFGAFVLGGGVIGREQWDGGTIAKHWRAWAIKGFFGAFMISILPPGFAQIVESSPAQLIANPVEFVMLLVTLLFVIDAQIGTVGYLLTLRPLDSHIRSGNPFLAGWLAALLCYPPFVWGIIGPNDQILSYEFGTPGWAHWFAGNDALLWAWGGVLLMLTGIYAWATVVFGIRFSNLTYRGVLTHGPYRFTRHPAYLSKNLFWWASVLPFLVTNGSLADAIRNSVFLLVVNGIYYWRARTEEAHLLAEDPKYRDYHAWMEQHGLITAPLARLKRTLTGSSVPRREETHPFPAE, encoded by the coding sequence ATGACCGCGCCGTTCTCGCCCGTTCCAACATCGCGCACCGCGCCGCCGGTGCGCCGCCCCGAAAGCGACGTTTCGTCCGGCGTGGGGTTTGCCGGGTTGGCGGGGCTGTTTGTATGGATCGCCTTCTGCCGATCCTACCCCGAGATCGCGGGCGTGCTGGGGCTGGGCGGCGGCTTGGCAGGGGAGCGGGGTGTGCTCTCCGGCCCTTACGCCGCGCTCGCCGCGATGCTGTTCACGGCCGCGCCGATGGCCCTGTGGTCGGTGTTGATCGACAAGGTCCACCTGCGCCCCTCAACCGGGATCGACTGGAAACTCGCCCGCCCGGTCGCCGAAGTGCTGCCGGTATCGGTGGTGAAATTGTGCGGACTGTGGGCGACCTGGGCGCTGCTCGCGGCGTTCTATGCTTTGGCGCGGTGGTACTGGTCGGGCAATTATCTGTTCGCGATGGAGGTGCTGACCATCGCCATCCTGCCGCTCGTAATCCTCTCCGTTCCCTACGTCATCTGGATCGACCGCTATCTGGTCGAGCCACGCGATGCGACCTTCCAGTTCGGTGCCTTCGTGCTCGGCGGCGGGGTCATCGGACGCGAGCAATGGGACGGCGGCACCATCGCCAAGCACTGGCGGGCGTGGGCGATCAAGGGCTTTTTCGGCGCCTTCATGATCTCGATCCTGCCGCCCGGCTTTGCTCAGATCGTCGAGAGCAGTCCGGCGCAACTTATTGCCAATCCTGTCGAATTCGTGATGCTGCTGGTCACGCTGTTGTTCGTGATCGACGCCCAGATCGGCACGGTCGGCTACCTGCTGACCCTGCGCCCGCTCGATTCCCACATCCGTTCCGGCAACCCGTTCCTCGCAGGCTGGCTGGCGGCGCTGCTGTGCTATCCGCCGTTCGTGTGGGGGATCATCGGGCCGAACGACCAAATCCTGAGCTATGAATTCGGCACCCCCGGCTGGGCGCACTGGTTTGCCGGGAATGACGCGCTGCTGTGGGCGTGGGGCGGCGTCCTGCTGATGCTGACAGGCATTTACGCCTGGGCGACGGTGGTGTTCGGCATCCGCTTTTCGAACCTCACCTATCGCGGCGTGCTGACCCACGGGCCGTATCGCTTCACCCGCCACCCGGCCTATCTGTCGAAGAACCTGTTCTGGTGGGCGTCAGTCCTGCCGTTCCTGGTGACCAACGGGTCGCTGGCGGATGCCATCCGCAATTCGGTGTTCCTGCTGGTCGTCAACGGCATCTACTATTGGCGTGCCCGGACCGAAGAGGCGCACCTTCTCGCCGAAGATCCCAAGTATCGCGATTATCACGCATGGATGGAGCAGCACGGCCTGATCACCGCGCCGCTCGCGCGTCTGAAGCGGACGCTTACCGGTAGCTCCGTGCCCCGCCGCGAAGAGACGCATCCCTTCCCGGCGGAGTAG
- a CDS encoding PQQ-like beta-propeller repeat protein, which yields MKFARAALLAGLAAASLTGCKGGLFGGGDEKTTPTIGNRTPILSRIESGAEVDPALAGISVVLPPQRTNPEWGQTGGAASKSYGHLALSENPTKVWTASVAGSTNRMRLASAPVVGSGKLFAEGTDGVIVAFDKATGAKLWTRGEDDMTKDQAPSAFGGGVSYEAGKLYATNGVGDVKAVNAETGEVIWKVKPAGPMRGSPTIAFGQLFVMTQDNQIISLNINDGSLMWDESGSNTQSGVFGVAAPAAGQGTIVAGYSSGELSAYRYENGRTLWSDALARTNISTTVGSITDIDADPIIDSGRVYALGQGGRMAAYELVTGQRIWELNLAGISTPAIAGEWIFTLTDDARLLAIARSSGRVRWITQLQRYKDEEDKKGPIFWTGPVLAGGHLWVASSRGEMWKISAGEGSASLFADIGQPVSLPPLVADGMLYLMDDAGTIHAWK from the coding sequence CCGACGATTGGCAACCGTACGCCGATCCTTTCGCGGATCGAAAGCGGGGCCGAGGTCGATCCGGCGCTGGCCGGGATTTCTGTCGTCCTGCCGCCGCAGCGCACCAACCCCGAATGGGGTCAGACCGGCGGCGCGGCGAGCAAGTCCTATGGCCACCTCGCTCTGTCGGAAAACCCCACCAAGGTGTGGACCGCCAGCGTCGCAGGCTCGACCAATCGGATGCGCCTTGCCTCGGCCCCGGTGGTGGGCAGCGGCAAGCTGTTCGCCGAAGGCACGGACGGCGTGATTGTCGCCTTCGACAAGGCCACCGGCGCCAAGCTGTGGACCCGCGGCGAAGATGACATGACCAAGGATCAGGCACCGTCCGCCTTCGGCGGCGGGGTGAGCTACGAAGCAGGCAAGCTCTATGCCACCAACGGCGTGGGCGATGTGAAGGCTGTCAACGCCGAGACCGGCGAAGTGATCTGGAAGGTCAAGCCCGCAGGCCCGATGCGCGGATCGCCGACGATTGCTTTCGGCCAGCTGTTCGTGATGACGCAGGACAACCAGATCATCTCGCTCAACATCAACGATGGCTCGCTGATGTGGGACGAATCGGGTTCGAACACCCAGTCGGGCGTGTTCGGCGTGGCGGCACCCGCGGCCGGGCAGGGCACGATCGTCGCTGGCTATTCGAGCGGCGAGCTGTCGGCCTATCGCTACGAGAACGGGCGCACCCTGTGGTCGGACGCCTTGGCGCGCACCAATATCTCGACCACGGTCGGCTCGATCACCGATATCGACGCCGATCCGATCATCGATTCCGGCCGGGTCTATGCGCTCGGGCAAGGCGGTCGCATGGCCGCCTATGAACTGGTCACCGGCCAGCGCATCTGGGAATTGAACCTTGCGGGCATTTCCACCCCGGCGATTGCGGGTGAGTGGATCTTCACGCTCACCGATGACGCGCGCCTGCTCGCCATCGCTCGGTCTTCGGGCCGGGTGCGCTGGATCACGCAGTTGCAGCGCTACAAGGACGAAGAGGACAAGAAGGGCCCGATCTTCTGGACCGGCCCGGTGCTGGCAGGCGGCCACCTGTGGGTCGCCAGCTCGCGCGGCGAGATGTGGAAGATCAGCGCGGGCGAAGGCTCGGCCTCGCTGTTTGCCGATATCGGCCAACCGGTCAGCCTGCCGCCGCTGGTTGCTGACGGGATGCTCTACCTGATGGATGATGCTGGCACGATCCACGCCTGGAAGTAG